A genomic stretch from Anaerolinea thermophila UNI-1 includes:
- the leuB gene encoding 3-isopropylmalate dehydrogenase, protein MHKHIVLLPGDGIGPEVVSAAKRILDAVAGRLNLTLTYEEHLIGGCAMDAQGTALSQDTLHACQRADAVLLGAVGGPKWDDPAAPVRPEQGLLALRKGLGVFANLRPVRVYPTLVDASPLRAEKLQGVDLLVVRELTGGLYFGQPKGRFEENGRVRAVDTLEYWDYEIERILDLSFQLAQSRRGKLTLVDKANVLESSRLWRQIATDMASRYPQVTLETVLVDTAAMRLVSQPAAFDVIVTENMFGDILTDEAAVLSGSMGLLPSASLGKATPGLYEPIHGSAPDIAGQGIANPLGTILSVAMMLRYSFQLEQGARAVEQAVERALAEGCRTRDLGGSLTTAEMTDAVLQRLAF, encoded by the coding sequence ATGCACAAACACATTGTCCTTCTTCCCGGCGATGGCATTGGACCCGAAGTGGTATCTGCGGCAAAGCGGATACTGGATGCCGTTGCGGGGCGGTTGAATCTCACCCTGACGTATGAAGAGCATCTCATCGGCGGGTGTGCGATGGATGCGCAGGGCACGGCACTGAGCCAGGACACCCTGCATGCCTGCCAGCGCGCCGATGCCGTCCTGCTGGGGGCGGTGGGCGGTCCTAAATGGGATGACCCCGCGGCGCCGGTGCGTCCAGAGCAGGGCTTACTGGCACTGCGCAAAGGATTGGGGGTGTTTGCCAACCTGCGCCCGGTGCGCGTCTATCCCACGCTGGTGGATGCCTCGCCCCTGCGCGCAGAGAAACTGCAGGGGGTGGATTTGCTGGTGGTACGCGAACTGACCGGCGGGCTGTACTTTGGTCAACCCAAGGGGCGCTTCGAAGAGAACGGGCGCGTGCGGGCGGTGGACACGCTGGAGTACTGGGATTACGAAATTGAGCGCATCCTCGACCTGTCCTTTCAACTGGCGCAGTCGCGCCGTGGCAAACTGACGCTGGTGGATAAAGCCAACGTGCTGGAGTCCTCGCGCCTGTGGCGGCAAATTGCCACCGATATGGCAAGCCGCTACCCACAGGTGACGCTGGAAACCGTGCTGGTGGATACGGCGGCAATGCGCCTGGTGTCTCAACCGGCGGCGTTTGATGTCATTGTCACCGAGAACATGTTCGGCGATATCCTCACCGATGAAGCCGCCGTGCTGTCAGGCTCGATGGGCTTACTGCCTTCTGCCTCGCTGGGGAAGGCTACACCGGGGCTGTATGAACCCATTCACGGCTCGGCGCCGGACATCGCCGGGCAGGGCATTGCCAACCCGCTGGGCACCATCCTCAGCGTGGCGATGATGCTGCGTTATTCCTTTCAACTGGAACAGGGGGCGCGCGCCGTTGAACAGGCAGTGGAGCGTGCGCTTGCCGAGGGCTGTCGCACCCGTGACCTGGGCGGCAGCCTCACCACTGCAGAGATGACCGACGCCGTATTACAGCGTCTGGCTTTCTAA
- a CDS encoding branched-chain amino acid transaminase, which produces MTDSQEYIWLDGELVESEKATLPFMTSALHYGLGVFEGIRCYETPRGPAIFRLAEHMERLIDSARILGFRDLPYTAEQLGEACKTVVRANRLTSCYIRPLIFFDSKVKNLNLDQGWARVGIAAWYWGAYLGEEALEKGARMNISSYTRHHPNVMMTKAKITGNYANSVLAKTESVRLGFDEAIMLDPQGYVAECTGENLFIVRNGVIYTPGTWAVLEGITRDALITVARDLGYTVVETQLSRDHLYIADECFVSGTAAEVVPVTEIDFRTIGNGRRGPVTHALQKAFHAVVHGEDPRYAHWLTTVNE; this is translated from the coding sequence ATGACCGACTCACAGGAGTACATCTGGCTGGACGGCGAACTGGTGGAGAGCGAAAAAGCCACCCTGCCGTTCATGACTTCGGCACTGCACTATGGATTAGGGGTGTTCGAAGGTATCCGCTGTTACGAGACACCGCGCGGTCCCGCCATCTTCCGCCTTGCCGAACACATGGAGCGTCTCATCGACTCGGCACGCATTCTGGGCTTTCGCGATCTGCCTTACACAGCTGAGCAGTTGGGCGAAGCCTGCAAGACGGTAGTGCGCGCTAACCGCCTTACGTCCTGCTACATCCGCCCGCTGATTTTCTTTGACAGCAAGGTCAAGAACCTCAATCTGGATCAGGGCTGGGCGCGGGTGGGCATCGCCGCCTGGTACTGGGGGGCATACCTGGGCGAGGAAGCCCTGGAAAAAGGCGCGCGCATGAACATTTCCTCATACACGCGTCATCATCCCAACGTGATGATGACCAAAGCCAAAATTACCGGCAATTATGCCAACAGTGTGCTGGCAAAGACCGAATCGGTGCGTCTGGGATTTGATGAAGCCATCATGCTCGACCCGCAGGGCTACGTTGCCGAGTGTACAGGGGAAAACCTGTTTATTGTGCGCAACGGAGTGATTTACACTCCCGGCACCTGGGCGGTGCTGGAAGGCATCACCCGCGATGCGCTCATCACCGTGGCGCGCGATTTGGGCTACACGGTGGTGGAAACGCAGTTAAGCCGCGACCACCTCTACATTGCCGACGAGTGCTTTGTCAGCGGCACGGCGGCGGAGGTGGTGCCGGTGACCGAGATTGATTTTCGCACCATCGGGAATGGGCGGCGCG